Within the Eucalyptus grandis isolate ANBG69807.140 chromosome 1, ASM1654582v1, whole genome shotgun sequence genome, the region AGAAGTAACAAGGAGTTCGGGCATCCTCACCGAGACTGCATGGGCTGGAGCTGCCTTTAATCTTATCCTGTATATGCTTGCTAGTCATGTAAGTTCTGTTACTCTTTTGCCAATTTGTAGATGCCTCATTTCTTGCTATCAATATCTTCCTGTCTATCTTTCATTCATAGAAACATGTTGCTTTCATActctttatatttcctttttgtttttctaaattgaAGAAGCCATCgtagagaaattatttttctcttgcAATTTCTTGTTAAGCTTACACTTATCTCTGGTTACTATAGGTTATGGGTGCCTTTTGGTACTTATTCTCAATAGAACGAGAGACCACATGCTGGAAGCAAGCATGTGATCAAAATGGATGCAACCGTGCTTCTCTGTATTGTCAGGACAGCCCACATATAGTCTACAAATTCCTCAATACTTCTTGCCCTATACAGACTCCAAATACTACTCTATTTGATTTTGGGATATTCCTGAATGCCCTTGATGCTGGTGTTGTGCAGTCGACTGATTTTCCACAGAagttctttttttgcttttggtgGGGATTGCAGAATCTGAGGTACACATAAAAGTCTAAGCATTTTATGCTTGTTACAAGTGTTGTAATACTAAGGATTTATAAATCTTTTTGTTGCATGGATGAAGCAATTAAAGATTTAAAGTTTTCTGATGGCAGCTTGTGCTGTTCCAGTTGTTGTGTGAGTCAGTACAGTGGCAATGAGTGTTCCAGTATCGTAGTACACATGTTGTTATCTCCTAGTTGAAGGAGTCATAAAGGAGAATGGATAGTTAGTAAAGCTGTTGAGATCATTAATTCCTTAGCCGTCCTTATTCAGGACGATGATATATTATGCCTGTCTCAAACACAATTTCAATAGAGAAGGACGTTTCAGCTAGGTTGGGGGGATTTGTTGAGCTTGGCTTTGGTGTCGTGTATATAACTCTTTTCAGTCGGAGTAATAGATGGGATTCTATGGTTGATTACtttgtaaattaatttgaacTTTACATGCTTTTCCTTGCAGTTCTCTTGGTCAAAACCTTAAGACAAGTACATATGTCTGGGAAATATGCTTTGCCGTTTTCATTGCCATCTCTGGCTTGgtgttgttttctcttctcattGGAAATATGCAGGTTGgtttcgcttttcttttttttttctttttttttttaaagacttaTGGTTATGTGTTTCTGTGTGAAATGGGCCACTGTAAAGTCACGTTGAGTATATCTTACTCCTTGTCTGAAGGAGTGTCCTCCTCATAAGCTTTCAACTCTGGGTTATCACGCTGCCTCCTTCCAATTCCCTGTCACTCAGTTTGTGGATTCTGATCTGGTATCATATGGACTGTACCATTTGAATGTTTAGTGAAGCTAGTCTGGGTTATGAATGTCTAGGAAAAGTTCTGGTTTGTATTGGTCGGTTGTGTCTTTATTGAAGCTAATCTGGGCTATGAATGAATGCCTCGGAAAAGTTCTGGTTTGTATTAGTTGGTTGTGTCTTATTTCTAATGAGTTCGTTGTCTGAAGTCTGTACTAATGGGCGAGATCTTTTCTATGAAACAGACATATTTGCAATCAACAACAACAAGATTGGAGGAGATGAGAGTGAAAAGAAGAGATGCGGAGCAGTGGATGTCCCACCGTCTGCTGCCTGAGAATTTGAAAGAAAGGATTAGGAGGTATGAACACTACAAATGGCAGGAAACCAGAGGTGTTGATGAAGAGAACCTACTATGCAATCTACCCAAGGATCTTAGAAGGGACATTAAACGCCATCTCTGTTTGGCTCTTCTCATGAGAGTgagtttatttttttgaatttgttttcaTCTATCATAGTGCCTATTCATCTCTTCtataatttttgtttgatttttgaattgttAGCATAATCATTTGGCTAGGGTTTCATAATGGTTGCTAATATTTGAGAATTGTAATAAGTCGTCATGATAGTAGGATGAATATATGTTttatgtttagatataaatccTTTGAATGGGGGAGAAAAGAGTAAGTGTCAATTGGTATTTCTTGTTATAATTGGTGCTTGACTAGATCGTGAAGACACTAATTGtcattttctcctctttttttttttttttttcccacacAATAAAGGTGccaatttttgagaaaatggatGATCAACTGTTAGATGCAATGTGTGATCGTCTTAAGCCAGTTCTTTACACGGAGGATAGCTATATTGTTCGAGAAGGGGACCCAGTTGACGTGATGCTCTTCATCATGCGGGGCAGGCTATTGACCACGACCACCAATGGTGGGAGGACAGGATTTTTCAACTTGGAATATCTCAAAGCTGGCGACTTTTGCGGAGAAGAACTTCTCACATGGGCACTTGACCCACATTCCTCATCAAACTTCCCAATCTCGACCAGAACTGTCCAAGCCTTAGTAGAAGTGGAAGCTTTTGCCCTGGTCGCTGATGACCTTAAGCTTGTTGCATCTCAATTCCGGCGGCTTCACAGCAAGCAGCTACGACACACTTTCAGGTTTTATTCACAGCAGTGGAGGACATGGGCAGCTTGTTTTCTACAAGCAGCGTGGAGACGCTACACGAGAAAGAAGCTGGAGGAGTCTCTTCGGGAGGAGGAGAACAGGTTACAGGATGCTTTGGCAAAGGGTGGTGGGAGCTCACCAAGTTTAGGTGCCACCATCTATGCATCACGTTTTGCAGCAAATGCCCTACGTGCCTTACGAAGTAAAGGGTCGAGGAAGGCAAGGATACCGGAGAGAATACCTCCAATGCTACTTCAGAAGCCGGCAGAGCCTGACTTTACTGCTGAAGAGCAATAATCGGTCGGTAGTATTCAGTGATTTATGTGATTCTGttgtataaaaatgaaaatctcaTTGCATTAGAGCAATGTCACATCGCTTGCAATAGGTCTGTGTAtatcattttgatattttaaatacGGTCACTGCTGCCGTTCTTTGTTATATGGAGTTAAGACAGGTGACTAGACCGAATTCTGTGTAATCAACGTTACTTcagagccaaaaaagaaaaaaaaggtgagaGTTTGCATTTTTTCACTGGATTTCTCCAGCTTAAATGTTGGACCACAGCTGGTCTCCTTGATGATGTTACCTTGTCCGGCTAACTCAATTATTGTGTCAGCCATTGTTCGCAGATTATGTAGTATTGAAAATcacctttttttcctctttagaGAAAACTAACTTGAATGCAAGCATTCATCCAACGGTGTTACAGagactattttgttttttttttaagctgaTTGATtgctttcattctttttttccccaaccTCTTCTGGAGGGAACatgcaaaaaataataagaaaaaaagacctTGGTACCCACTAATCCGGAGTTTAGGTCACATTCACCAATTTCTGCTATTTTCTAGTCAATAATGCAGCAATTGATGTTGAAGGGATGAAGACTTGAGAGTTCCCAGATATGCATTTCCACCATCGACTCAGCTGAGCAGGTGCATGCTCTTGTGCTTGCCAAAATCGTCGAGGTAATCTCGTCATCAAGCCGCATTTACACTTTCCTTCCACGGCTTGGTGATGGTTATGGACACGAGATGCTTCAGCGTAGACTTCATAAAGTGATTTTGTCGGTTTGTCTACAAAGCAAacagaaacaacaaaaagaaaaggctagGAAGTAGAGTGTTTTTCACTATAGTTCTGTGAAGTTGATGCTTGCTGTGACGACACCTTGTACTATGTCCCATTCAACTGGAAAAAGATTGATTCCCTATGCTGCTCTGCAGAAGAAGTTACAGTAGCTTCGAGCTGTTATATTATCTCggaatagataaaaaaaaaaattgtgaaggaACTACAGTATTTATGTCTTGTGATATTCTGTGTCGCCAATCAGCAAGAGAAAAAATGGTGGCGAAATGCTCAATACGGCTGTCATGTGGAAAGAACCTTATAACATTATGTAAATAacatgttctctctctctccacgagGTTTGATGTTTTTCTTAGTATCTCTTGAATTGAAGTCGACTTGATCTGGTAGAATAAGTCTGGACAATATTGATGTTACTAAAGGCCTACAGCGATGCTTTATCTTGTTAAACAAATCTCTAGCGATTGAAGTTTCGAGAGGCGTGACTCGGTAAAAGCAAGTTGGAAATTTCCACTGTCTCACTCAGCAAACAAAATGTACTTCACTTGGAGTGTAGTCTGTTTGGCCCAACTTGAGATGATCCACTATTTCTTACTTTAGGATAAGGCACATGTCAAGGTCTCCACTATAAGCCACAATTGCATTATTTGTAATTGTTCCATCCTGGGTTTCGATAGTGAAGTCAGCTCAAGCACTGCATAATTCAAAAACTGAAGCTGAACGAGGGAGGCTTATCTGCTTATGGGGCAAGTTGAACTTTCTGTGTTCTTGTGTTTCGGACTTGAGTCGaccaaattattaagttggtTATCTGTTTCTGATAGACTTGCGGCTAGAGAAGAAaatgttggaggtttgtttgttaaaacaaacagagtgtttttctttgttccacataagaaaagtgggaggaagtggCTAATTTAAAAGTGCGGGTTTTTCTTTATGTACTTAAAagaatgattgggtggggctagaTTCCATCATATCCGCGTGCGAGTGCGCGATTTTGGAGCATTGAGCACTTGGCGCGCCCTCGGTTTAATAAACACTTtgttatatattattaatttttgtaaattcaaaggttgtcttttattttgagaatttcggaaataaaatatataaaatgaaaaaattgaaattctatttaaaaataaaattattttgaattttgtttgtgtcttttcaagataacctttggaaaattacttattcggttttaatttttcccaaaatgttacaattgttcgtttttcgacTTTTTCCGAAGAGTCGTATTTGTttatttgaacaattttctaaatgacgtgtttgttcattctttggcaattttcacgaaAAGTTGCAAgacatttcatatatatacttgtcaatttTGGAAGAAATAAGTAGtcattttcaagtcttctttcgAAAAGCgtagccaatttttcgattgtttcttagagaccGGAGAAATACTTGAATTGCTTTATCAAGTATTCttatccgagactttgttgtatcctaaaggatttttgccggtgaccattagcaacgttgtggggcaaataaatcctgaaaaaaagtgatatcacgcctcaaagtccgagttattttactcgatccgatttcattgttctactcaattcgaagccatatttttcaaCAGAAAAATCTAGGGGTCCACGAATAATTCTGGAGCTGAATCACTGCACGTTCGAAGAAAATAATGATGGGAGATGAAATCCCGTATGCAGATCACGGTCGTGACTCGACATTATGCTATAACAAAGAAGCCACCTTCTCCTACATATTCTCTTTCAGAAGTACTTACTATAGGGCCTTATAAGAGAAATCCCGAATTCCTGTccacaaaaatcatcataaaataACAAGTTATGCATATTGTTTGTCACGAAGTTTGCGATTCTTGTGATGTTGATGTGCATCAGTTTACCTTGTGAAAAGAAGGATTACGTTTCACCTGAATGATTGTAAGCCTTTAATCTTCTAAAGCGTAAGGCCTCTATGATATTTGATAACCTAACTCGGAAGAAAAAACCGTGGCCAATTCTAGGAAACTCGAACATGTTGGCAAAAAGGCATTTCTCATCTTTCCAGTATTATGGAGATGAACAAATGTAAAACGAGGGAACTATACGTAAAGGTCTTTTTTCCCCTCAGGATTCAGAGTTAGATACTCGAGAAGCATGTCGAGGAGCATCCTGATATTACTGTACTCGAATCTGCGATGAttgcaaaatagaagaaaaaaaagaaaaagaagaacacgACAGGGACTCTCCATGGCATTGTGGCCATGTCCGTGGCCTTCGCTGCAGTCCTTATTAGAATGAAGAATATTATGTTAAGGCCAAAGGAGGCTTCTGTTAAGAGGAAGATATATAGGTTTTTTGTACCATCTCAGTCTCAGTGGATCCTTTCTCTTTCATATATTGGTGATCCAAGACGATTCAAAATGCCTCGAGTTGGGCAAAATCCTAAGGACCATAGCAACAGTCATGCACTCAGCTGTAGATCTTCTTCATACAGCATTTCTGCTGCTTTCACTCTGCACTGAAAACCCACCACCTGTATCTGATAGAATTGCCCAGCTAATCAGCCTTCTTGCAGATTTTTCTGCAGAAGCAAAAAAGCAAATGCCATAAGTTATTGTGTAAACTAATTTTACATGCTTTCTCATGTGCCTATGGGAGTCATCAATTAAATGATTTATCGTTTGTCTTATAGTGGAAGAATTATCCCATACCTCTGTCACCACAGATAAAAATGTCCCAACAGCTCAATTCTTAGCTGATATTTCAATTGCCTACTCGATACTATATTGATTTAGAAAATTCTGAAGGATTATGGTATCCAATGCTCATTCAAAAGAGACCCAATGAAAGTCATGCAGCTAGTATCGATGTTATGCTGTTTTAAAGGTCAAGTGATGATTTTAGTTGTCATTCTGTATAATAAGAGGCCTGAGATCCTTGCACCAATGGATACGCTGAAAGTAGTTGTGCTTTTCCAATTTGCTCCCATGTTCTTCGAATCATCCCCTCATATGTGAGAGCCGAAAAAACATCCGTTACTCTTATCAAATATGGATGGGCTCACGCTGTGCTAAATCTCATCCTTTACATGCTTGCTAGTCATGTAAGTCTTGCTACCCAGACGGTTCTCTGTAGATATTTAGAGCAATACGCCACATCTTGGCTCGTGTGGGCATCTTATGAGGGGTGTTGCAGTTAGATACACTTGCCTTGATACTTCCTTTCATTTTAGGAAGGAATGAACATGTTGAGAAACAGGTAATAGACCTATGTCCCCAAGGAGACATGAGAGGTCCTCCGTTCGTCAAGCAATGCAAATTTAATCAGAATCTTGTCAACCTCTTAGTTTAACATTTCTTTGTGGTGGCTTGCTTGTATTCTAGGTATTTGGAGCCGCTTTGGTACATGTTATCTGTTGAAAGAAACATGGTGTTGGACACATGCATGCAAAATCTGCGCAGATTGTGTTGTTGCATCTTTGTATAGTAAGCACTTCAGGAGATACGACATACCTGGAAGTACTTTCCCCTACTCAAGCAGAGACAGTGAATGCCACACTCTTCGATTCCCCATCGTACCTCGATGCCTTCAATCTGGCATTCAGGACTCCACTGATCTGAGAATGAGTCCTATTACTGCTTTTGGTGGTGCCTGGAAAACCTGAGGTTTGTGCTCCATTAGAGCCTCTTTAGATTAGCTTCATAGGTTTTATGCCATGCTAAAATCACAGAAGACTAAGTTCCAATGTGCTCCATTAGAGCCTCTTTAGATTAGCTTCATAGGTTTTATCCCATGCTAAACTCTCAGAAGACTTGAGTTCCTAAATTATAAGCTTCATTCATGACTCGCCTTCAGGGGTTATCTTCTGACTAATGCACGCTACTGGCAAATCTTTTTGTAGTGCTTTCGGTCAGAACCTGAAATCAAGTGCTTATTGATAGGGAACCTGCTTTGCAGTTTGTATTTCCATCTCGGGCTTGGTCTTATCTCGCTGCTTATTGGAAATATGCAGGTTGGTACTTAGCACCAATGGGAAAGATAAGATGGTTATGAGCGCCTGCACCTTGTATTTATGCCTGTTATTTAGATTGTCCCCATTTTGAGACCATTTAAATATGTTCTGCTTCATAATTCAGCTTCACCTCGAGAGAAAATGTGTTGCATCAGCTGCCAGTTGAGGCATACGTATCTTCAGACGAAGACGTCAttgaaattagagaaaaaagggggagaaaaagcaagATTTGGAGAGGTGAAGACAGTAGCCTTTAATCCCGAAGAACCTGAGGAAGCAAATAAGTTGGTGTCAAGCCATCAACTGGCAAAGAGACTAGAGGTGTCAAGCTTGAGAAATTGCTCGACAATATCCTACTGGACTTGAGGAGGGACATGAAGCCCCATCTCTGCCAAGAGGTCTAGGAAGGAGTGAGTTCTCTAAGTCATATACACCTCGCATCTGGTCCAAAGACACATGTTTCCATGAAATGTTGCACTAGTCAAAAGCATTCCTGCTTCACATTTGGAAGAAAGAGGCTGAAGCATTATGCAAGCTTTGACCATTTCATTACATCAGTCACAAAATTTCCCCCTCTGCAATGCATATAAAGGCACTGACCGACTTTCCAAGCGCCAAGTGAATAATCTTCCAAGGGGGATAGCCTCTGCAACTGTCTCAAGCCAGTGCACTTCACGGACAGAAGCTATATCCTTCGTGCCGGAGAACAAGTCCACAAGAGGGTCCTTTATATTACAAGGCAAGATATCGTCCTTCGTTAACAAGCATCATGAGGTCTAAGGGTTCATGTGGCAACCATCTCAGAGACTTGTCTGTGGGAAAGAACTCTTGGAGCAGGTCATGCATTCCGCTTCATTCAAACTACCTGTGGCCGCCTTAGGGAAGTCCAAGCCTTCGTAATACCAGCAGATCAGGTAAGGGATGTGCTCGAGCGGAAAGAGACTCTGGCAGCCTACACCATACAAGGAGCATGGCCAAAGCATCGAGGAAGCAACGCACAATGTACCTCGGAGAGGCAAGAGGGTTAGTTTCTTGTGCTGGGAAGGGACCCCTTGGACTTTGATGCCACCGTCTTCCATTCCGCAGTGACGTGCCCTACTGGATGGTCATGGTGCTAGTGAAAGAGTGATAAGACACTGAAAACATGATAACACAGGGTTGTGTGCCATCAGTCCCGTGTGTATCTGTAGGTGCTCTAATTTCTTCAGGTTGTCTGTAATTGCAACCCTGCTGCTCCTCTTTGTAAATTTAGTCCATCAGTTCAAAATGGGTTGCGATGGCAATTTTAATGTTCCTCCGTAAATTTTAGCGCAGGAAGACCACATTATAAACGCTGCTTTCAAGAGCATCATTCAGGGAAAACAGTTGAAATAGGGTGCACTGTCTCCTGGGTTAAGCCACAACATGATGATGGCATAACTCAATCCCAAGGCAACACAATTACAGCAAAACAAAGGCCTGATAAACCATCAATGGAGATTTGACTCGAGTTCACTGTCAATGTGCACTGCGagcaatgaaatcaaaccatgtATCCCCGTGGCAAAAACCGGACCTCATCTCCATCAGATGAGAAAAAACTCGCATAAAAACTGAATCTTATCCACACAAATAGCTTGAATTTTTACAGCCGAGAAGCTCCAAAATGGAGTTTACTTTTCCGGAAGTCTACTCCTATGGATGATCAGACTCGCAAGTGCAATCATAAGTATACAAACGATAATCTATATCATTTGCATAGAAATAGTCAATAGACAGTATAATAAAAGTCATCATTCAACTAGAGTCTTGAAGTTAGGGCTCCATGATTCACTCTACTTCAATATTCAGCAATAATCATATTTTCCCATATGGGGCAATCCTATGCTGCTATGCTGCTAAATAGTAGAGTTACTGCTTCATCGCACTGGATTCTGAATCTCTTGTAGTGAGCGCACCTCCCGCTTCATAAATGTCGGCAGTGCAAATGCAGCTGAGTGCATCTGGAATTTCGCGCATAAAAATAAGTCATTTCATAGTAGAGTAATTTTTGTCAAGAGTTATATCCTTAAAATTTCTCTAGCAGTCCCCTGCTGAGAACTGTGTTTATCATCCCATGGCTGATCAATACCATGTATAGAGAAAAAACTGAACATCTT harbors:
- the LOC104437953 gene encoding cyclic nucleotide-gated ion channel 1; the protein is MDYQPEKFVRFQPLGSDKANEGRYGGNIGLRTGKFRNVLSSTSEKFQRGYEFGSGRIKDIRKSWKSCSFTTMLAKVLRSEKRVLDPQGPFLQKWNKIFVLSCILAVSLDPLFYYVPIIDDDQKCLSFDRKMEITATVLRSFTDIFYILHIIFQFSTGFIAPDSRVFGRGVLVEDTLAIAKKYIVSYFLIDILAVLPLPQVVIWIVIPKLSGWRSLNTKNLLKFVVFFQYIPRVIRIYPLYKEVTRSSGILTETAWAGAAFNLILYMLASHVMGAFWYLFSIERETTCWKQACDQNGCNRASLYCQDSPHIVYKFLNTSCPIQTPNTTLFDFGIFLNALDAGVVQSTDFPQKFFFCFWWGLQNLSSLGQNLKTSTYVWEICFAVFIAISGLVLFSLLIGNMQTYLQSTTTRLEEMRVKRRDAEQWMSHRLLPENLKERIRRYEHYKWQETRGVDEENLLCNLPKDLRRDIKRHLCLALLMRVPIFEKMDDQLLDAMCDRLKPVLYTEDSYIVREGDPVDVMLFIMRGRLLTTTTNGGRTGFFNLEYLKAGDFCGEELLTWALDPHSSSNFPISTRTVQALVEVEAFALVADDLKLVASQFRRLHSKQLRHTFRFYSQQWRTWAACFLQAAWRRYTRKKLEESLREEENRLQDALAKGGGSSPSLGATIYASRFAANALRALRSKGSRKARIPERIPPMLLQKPAEPDFTAEEQ